CCGGTCTGCGTGCCGTCGGGGACCTTCACCCGCGTCTGCCCGCCGTCGATGGTCGGCACCTGGAACTCGCCGCCGAGCGCCGCCGTCGTCACCGAGATCGGCACGCGGCAGAAGATGTCGGCGCCGTCGCGCTGGAAGAATTCGTGCGGCTTGATCGACAGGAAAATGTAGAGGTCGCCGGACGGGCCGCCGCGCAGGCCGGCTTCGCCTTCGCCGGCCAGCCGGATGCGCGTGCCGTCCTCGATGCCCGAGGGAATGTTGACGCTGAGCTTGCGGTCCTCGGTCGTGCGCCCCGAGCCGTGGCACTCGACGCACGGGTCGGCGATCACCTCGCCGCGGCCCTGGCAGGTGGGGCAGGTGCGCTCGATCGAGAAGAAGCCCTGCGCCGCGCGCACGCGGCCCTGGCCTTCGCACGTCGGGCAGGTCTTGGGGGACGAGCCTGGCTTGGAGCCCGAGCCCGAGCACGTCTTGCAGACGATCTTGGTCGGCACCGCGATCTCGGCGGTCTTGCCGGCGTAGGCCTCTTCGAGCGTGATCTCCATGTTGTAGCGCAGATCGCCGCCACGCTCGCGCCCGCCGCGCGACGCATTGGTGCCGCGGCGTCCGCCGCTGCCCATCATGTCGCCGAAGATGTTGTCGAAGATGTCCGACATCGTCGCGCCGAAGTCGCCGGGGAAGCCGGCCGCCTGTCCGGCGCCGCCGTTCTCGAAGGCGGCGTGGCCGAAGCGGTCGTAGGCGGCGCGGCTCTGCGGGTCCTTCAGTACCTCGTAGGCCGCCGCGACTTCCTTGAATTTGATCTCGGCGTTCTTGTCGCCGGGGTTGCGGTCCGGGTGATATTGCATGGCGAGCTTGCGGAACGCCGCCTTCAGCGTCTTGTCGTCGGCCGTGCGCACGACGCCCAGCACCTCGTAGAAATCCGCTTTCGCCGCCACGTCAGGCCACCTTCGCTGCGTCGCCACGGACGCCCGACAACTTGATCCAGTCGGGCCGCGTCAGGCCCATGATGTTCACCACGTACGCCACGCCGTCTTCGGCGCGCACGCTGCGGCTCTGCGTTTCGTCGTTAAAGCCGGATCGCTCGTACATGCCGTGCGCGATCCGGTTCTCCGGCAAAACCGCGAGCGCCAGATGGTCGACGGCGAGTTCGGTGAAGGCGAAGCGCACCGCATGGTCGAACAGCGTGCGGCCGAAGCCTTCGCCGCGCCGGTGGCGCGCCACCGCGAAGCGGCCGAGGCGCGCCCACTTCTTCGGCGGATCGTGGAGAAACTGGACGTGGCCCATGGGCGTATCGTCGGCATCGACGGCGGTGAAGCAGAGGCGCGGCATCTCGCGCGCGATCTCGGCGATCCAGCCCGCCATCTGCTCTTGCGTTAGCGGGAAGCGGACGTCCGGGCCGCCCCACTGCGCGAGTTCGTCGAGATCAACGAACCAGCGCGCCATCTCCTCCGCGTCTTCCGGTCTTGCCGGGCGAAGGGTGATGTCCATGGGGCGGCTACCCGAACGCTTGGCGGTTAGGCCGACTTCTTCTTGTCGTCGTCGACTTCCTCGAAGTCGGCGTCGACCACGTCCTCGTTCTTGGGGCCGGCATCGCCGTCGGGCGCGTCACCGCCGGCGTTCGCCTGCGAGGCGGCGTACATCGCCTCGCCGAGCTTCATCGACACCTGCGCCAGCGTGCTGGTCTTTTCCTTGATCGCATCGCCGCTCTCGCCTTCCAGCGCCGACTTGAGATCGGCCAGCGCCGTCTCGATCGCGGTCTTGTCCGCGGCCGCGACCTTGTCGCCGTAGTCCTTGAGCGACTTCTCGGTCGAGTGCACGAGCGCCTCGCCCTGGTTCTTGGCTTCGACCAGCGCGCGCCGCTCCTTGTCCTCGGAAGCATGCGCCTCCGCGTCCTTCACCATCTTCTCGATGTCGGCATCGGACAGGCCGCCCGAGGCCTGGATGCGGATCTGCTGCTCCTTGCCGGTGCCCTTGTCCTTGGCGCTCACGTTGACGATGCCGTTGGCGTCGATATCGAAGGTGACTTCGATCTGCGGCACGCCGCGCGGCGCCGGCGGAATGCCGACGAGGTCGAACTGGCCGAGCAGCTTGTTGTCCGACGCCATCTCGCGCTCGCCCTGGAAGACGCGGATGGTCACTGCGTTCTGGCTGTCCTCGGCGGTCGAGAAGGTCTGGCCCTTCTTCGTCGGGATGGTCGTGTTGCGGTCGATGAGGCGCGTGAACACGCCGCCGAGCGTCTCGATGCCCAGCGACAGCGGCGTCACGTCGAGCAGCAGCACGTCCTTGACGTCGCCTTGCAGCACGCCGGCCTGGATGGCGGCGCCGATGGCGACGACCTCATCCGGGTTGACGCCCTTGTGCGGCTCCTTGCCGAAGAACTGCTTCACGACTTCCTGCACCTTCGGCATGCGCGTCATGCCGCCGACCAGGACGACTTCCTGAATCTCGGCCGCCGTCAGGCCGGCGTCCTTCAACGCGGCCTTGCACGGACCGACCGTCTTCTGGATGAGGTCGTCGACCAGCGCCTCGAACTTGGCGCGGGTGAGCTTCATGGTGAGATGCTTCGGGCCGGACGCGTCCGCCGTGATGAACGGCAGGTTGATCTCGGTCTGCGTCGCGGACGACAGCTCTATCTTCGCCTTCTCGGCGGCTTCCTTCAGCCGCTGCAGCGCGAGCTTGTCGCCTCTGAGGTCGATGCCCTGGTCCTTCTTGAACTCGTCGGCCAGGTAGTTGACCAGCCGCATGTCGAAGTCTTCGCCGCCGAGGAACGTGTCGCCGTTGGTCGACTTCACCTCGAACACGCCGTCGCCGATTTCGAGCACGGAAATATCGAAGGTGCCGCCGCCGAGGTCATAGACCGCGATCGTCTTGCCTTCCTTCTTGTCGAGGCCGTAGGCGAGCGCCGCCGCCGTCGGCTCGTTGATGATGCGCAGCACCTCGAGGCCGGCGATCTGGCCGGCGTCCTTGGTCGCCTGGCGCTGCGCGTCGTTGAAGTAGGCGGGTACGGTGATGACCGCCTGTGTCACCTTCTCGCCGAGATAGGCCTCGGCGGTGTCCTTCATCTTCTGCAGCGTGAAGGCGGAGATCTGCGAGGGCGAGTACTTTTTGCCGTCCGCCTCAAGCCATGCGTCGCCGTTCGGCGCCTTCACGATCTTGTAGGGGACGAGGCCCTTGTCCTTGTCGACCATCGGGTCGTCGTAGCGGCGGCCGATGAGGCGCTTCACCGCGAAGAAGGTGCGCTCCGGGTTGGTGACCGCCTGGCGCTTGGCCGGCTGGCCGACGAGGCGCTCGCCGTCGTCCGTAAACGCGACGATCGAGGGCGTCGTGCGCCCGCCTTCCGCGTTCTCTATAACCTTGGCGTTCTTGCCGTCCATGACCGCGACGCACGAATTGGTCGTGCCGAGGTCGATCCCGATTACTTTAGCCATGTCTCTTATGTCTCCTGTCGGCAGACCGGATGGGTCCAATGCGGCCCCCGATTCGGCCCCCTGATGCTGAAATCAAATGTCCCCGTCGAAGACAGGGCGTGTGGCTTCTGGCCGTATATAAGAACGGGCGAAATGCGCCGCAAGCGCTGGTTTTGGCGGATTCCGGAATGTTGTGACCATGGACGCGCCCGGCTTCCGGATATTGCCCGGCTACCTCAACCGCGCCGGGCAGGAGCGGCTGGTTGCCGAGCTGCGCCGGGCCGAAGCGGCGGCGCCCTTCTTCCAGCCGACCATGCCGCGCACCGGCAAGCCGTTTTCGGTGCGCATGACCAATATGGGGTCGCTCGGCTGGGTTTCCGATCGTGAGCATGGCTATCGTTATCAGCCGACCCATCCGGAGACTGGGAGCGCGTGGCCGCCAATCCGGCGATGGTGCTGGAAGTCTGGCGGACGGTCGCGGACTACCCGCACGACCCGGAAGCCTGCCTGGTCAACCGCTACGAGCCGGCGGCGAAGATGGGTCTGCATCAGGACCGCGACGAGGCGGATTTCGCCGCGCCGGTGGTGTCGATCTCGCTGGGCGACACCTGCCTGTTCCGCATTGGCGGCACCAGCCGCACCGACCCGACGCGGTCGCTGCGCCTCGCCTCCGGCGATGTCGTCGTGCTGGGCGGCGCATCGCGTCTCGCCTTCCACGGTGTCGATCGCCTCTATCCCGGCACCTCGACCCTGCTCCGCGACTGGTTTCCGGACGGCGGCCGCATCAACCTGACGCTCCGCCGGATAGTCAAACCGGGCTGAACGACGGATTGCGCCGCCCCAATCCTGCCGCCAAGGTGCGCTCCGCTCCGCCGGATTTTCGGGCGGGTAGAGGGAAACAATGAAATACGCTGCCGAGTGGACGCGCACGATCGTAGGTGCCGCGCTCCTGACGTTCATCCTGAAGACTGTCGCGTTTGCCACGTACTACATTCCGTCCGAGAGCATGGTGCCGACGCTGGAAGTCGGCGACCGCCTGATCGCCACCAAGTTCGACTACGGCATCGGGCCGTATTCGGCGCCGCTGGTGACGCTGCCCAAGCTGCCCTTCACCGACGGCCGCCTGTTCGCCCGCCTGCCCGACCGCGGCGACATCGTGCTCTTCCGCCACCCGACCACCGGCGAGACGCTGGTCAAGCGCCTGATCGGCCTGCCCGGCGACCGCATCCAGATCACCGACGGCCACCTGATCATCAACGGCGTCGAAGCGCCGCGGAAATTCGTGAAGACCTACGCCTACCGCCAGTTCGGCGGCGCCCCCGTGCAGGTGAACGAATACGAAGAGACGCTGCCCGGCGGCTACACGCATCCGGTCATCATGCAGTCGGACCTGCGTCCGCAGGAAAACACCGGCATCTACATCGTGCCGGCCGGCCGCATCTTCGTCATGGGCGACAACCGCGACAACTCCGCCGACAGCCGCTTCGAGTCGCTCGGCTACATCCCGGTCGAAAATCTGATCGGCCGCTCGCGCGCCATCCTCTATTCGCTGCACGGCTGCACGCCCGAGGAGGGCCTGACCTGCGCCGACCGGCGGTATCTGACGAAGCTGGATTAGCAGGACGGGCATAGCCGCCGACACACACCCGTGATCCTCCGGCTTGACCGGAGGATCACGCGAGCATCGCCAGTTTACCGCGCCTCAAGGAAGCCGCTGATCCTCCGGTCAGGCCGGAGGATCACGGCCAAGCTAGCGGCGTACCAAAGAAGGTTTTTGCAGCCTTGGCAGGCCGCACTTTCCTCGGTTTCAGTACGATCTCGTCGCCCTCGCGAACGACATCGACCTCACCGGCCCGCAGGCGGATTGAATGTGGAAAGCGCACGATTTGCTCGCTTCCACGCCGCAATATCTTTGCGGTCGCCACTGGCGGTCCCTCAACCGCCGAGGTTATACGCCGCCAGCGCCGCCATGTTGACGATGTCGGAATCCATCGCCGCCAGCGAGACGATCTGCACCGGCTTGTCGAGGCCGACGAGCAGCGGGCCGATCACCGTCGAGCCGCCGAGTTCCTGCACCATCTTGGTCGAGATCGCCGCCGAGTGGTAAGCCGGCATGACCAGCACGTTGGCCGGGCCGGAGAGGCGGCAGAACGGATACGCCGCCATCGCCTTCGGGTTCAGCGCCACGTCGGCGGCCATCTCGCCGTCGTATTCGAAATCGACGCGGCGCTGGTCGAGAATTTCCACCGCCTCGCGGATCTTCTTGGCGCGCTCGCCCTCCGGCTGGCCGAACGTCGAGTAGGCGAGCAGCGCGACGCGCGGCACATAGCCCATGCGGCGCGCCACGCCCGCCGCTTCCACGGCGATATCGGCAAGCTGCTGCGGCGACGGCATGTCGTGCACCGCGGTGTCGGCGACGACGACCAGGCGGCCGCGCGCCAGGATGATCGACACGCCGATGACCAGGTGCCCCGGCTTGGCGTCGATGACGCGGCGCACGTCCTCCAGCACCACCGAGTAGTTGCGGCTGACGCCCGCGACCATCGCGTCGGCGTCGCCGAGCGCCACCATGCAGGCGCCGAAATGGTTACGGTCGTTGTTGATCAGGCGCTGCACGTCGCGGAACAGGTAGCCCTTGCGCTGCAGGCGCGCGTAGAGGAAGTCGGCGTAGTCGGCGTTGCGTTTCGACAGGCGCGCGTTGTGCACCTCGACGCCCTCGCGGATGTCGATGCCGGCGCGCTCCGCCGCGGTCCGCACCGTCTCCTCGCGGCCGATCAGGATCGCGGTGCCGAGCTTGTGGTTCACGAACGAGGCGGCGGCGCGGATCATCTGCTCCTCCTCGCCCTCGGCGAAGACGACGCGCTTCGGCGAGCGCCGCACGCGCTGGTAGATGCGCTGGAGCGTGCCGACGATCGGGTCGCGCCGCGCCGATAGCTGCATCTTGTAGGCCGCCATGTCGGGGATCGGCTTCCGCGCCACGCCCGAATCCATCGCCGCCCGCGCCACCGCCGCCGGAATCTCGGACAGCAGGCGCGGATCGAACGGCACCGGAATGATGTAGGCCGGACCGAATTTCGGCCGCACGCCCTGGTAGGCGGCGGCGACTTCGTCGGGCACGTCCTCGCGCGCCAGCGCCGCCAGCGCCTGCGCCGCGGCGGTCTTCATTTCCTCGTTGATGGTGGTCGCGCGCACGTCGAGCGCGCCGCGGAAGATGTAGGGAAAGCCCAGCACGTTGTTGACCTGGTTCGGATAGTCCGACCGGCCGGTGGCGACGATCGCGTCGTCGCGTATCGCTGCGACTTCCTCCGGCGTGATCTCCGGGTCGGGGTTGGCCATGGCGAAGATGATCGGCTTCTCCGCCATCGACTTGATCATGGCGTCGGAGAGCGCGCCCTTGGCGGAGAGGCCGAGCACGACGTCGGCGCCTTCCATCGCTTCCGCCAGCGTCCGCTTGGAAGTCTCGACGGCGTGCGCCGACTTCCACTGGTTCATGCCTTCCTTGCGGCCCTGGTAGACGATGCCCTTGGTGTCGCAGAGGAAGATGTTCTCGGCCTTGGCGCCCAGCGTCTTGATCAACTCGATGCAGGCGATGCCGGCAGCGCCGGCGCCGTTGCACACCACCTTGGTCGTGGCGATGTCGCGTCCGGTAAGGTGCAGCGCGTTGATCAGGCCGGCGGCGGCGATGATCGCCGTGCCGTGCTGGTCGTCGTGGAACACGGGAATGTCCATCAGCTCGCGCAGGCGCGACTCGATGATGAAGCAGTCCGGCGCCTTGATGTCCTCGAGGTTGATGCCGCCGAACGACGGCCCGAGATAGCGCACGCTGTTGATGAATTCGTCGACGTTTTCGGTGTCGATCTCAAGGTCGATGGCGTCGACGTCGGCGAAGCGCTTGAACAGCACCGCCTTGCCTTCCATCACCGGCTTCGATGCGAGCGCGCCGAGATTGCCGAGGCCGAGAATCGCGGTGCCGTTCGAGATGACGGCGACCATGTTGCCCTTGGCGGTGTAGTCGTATGCCGCGCTGGGGTCATCGGCGATGGCGCGCACCGGCACGGCGACGCCGGGCGAGTAGGCGAGCGACAGATCGCGCTGCGTCGCCATCGGCTTGGTGGCGACGACCTCCAGCTTGCCGGGGCGTCCCTCGGAATGGAATTTCAACGCTTCCTGATCGGTAACGGAGACGCCGGCTTTCGCCGCCGGTTTCTTTTTCTCAGCCATGTTCTGGTGTCCGGGGAAGGGCGCGCCCTGCGCCCATTTATTCTGCGGGAGGGCCGGGACTTTATCACCGTCGACCGGGCTGACAACCGGCGCGAACGCGCAGTTGCGGAAACCGGCGTTGCTGCCGTCGAAGCGTGCGGCCGCATCTGCTAGCTTCCCCGGCGATGGATACCCGCGCGGACACGGCTGAAGACAACGACGGGGGCGCACCTCAAGGGGCGCCCTCGTCGCCGATGATGGCGCAATACATCGAGATCAAGACCGCCAATCCGGACTGCCTGCTGTTCTACCGGATGGGCGACTTTTACGAGATGTTCTTCGACGACGCCGAGGTCGCCTCTAGGGCTCTGGGCATCACTTTGACCCGCCGCGGCAAGCATCAGGGCGCCGATATTCCGATGTGCGGCGTTCCGGTCCACGCCGCGGACCAGTACCTGCAGAAGCTGATCGCGCTCGGCCATCGCGTCGCGGTCTGCGAGCAGATCGAGGACCCGGCCGAGGCGCGCAAGCGCGGCTCGAAGTCGGTGGTCCGCCGCGATGTCATCCGCCTGGTGACGCCCGGCACGCTGACCGAGGACGCGCTGCTCGACGGCCGGCGCAACAACTATCTCGCCGCGGTTGCGCGCCAGCGCGGCGGCGCGGACGGCGCCGACGTCTACGCCATCGCCTGGATCGACATTTCGACGGGCGAGTTCCGTTTGGCCGCGACCGACAGGGCGCGGCTCGCCACCGACCTCGCCCGCATCGAGCCGCGCGAGGTGCTCGTCGCCGACGCGCTGTTCGCCGACGAGGAGCTGGCCGCGTTCTGGCGCCAGCTCGGCGCCGCGGTGACCCCGCTCGCCGCGGCATTCTTCGACGGCAGCACAGCCAGTGGGCGGCTGGCCGAATATTTCGGCGTCCGCACGCTGGACGGTTTCGGCAGCTTCACCCGAGTCGAACTGACCGCGGCGGCGGCGGCGCTGGCCTACGTCGAGAAGACGCAGATCAAGGAGCGCCCGCCCCTGTCGCCGCCCGTGGCGGAAGGTGCCGGCGACGCCATGCTGATCGACGCGGCGACGCGCGCCAACCTCGAACTGACGCAGACGTTGTCGGGCGCGCGGCAGGGCAGCCTGATCGCCGCCATCGACCGCACCGTGACCGGTGCCGGCGCGCGCCTCCTCGCGCGGCGCCTCGCCGGCCCCTCGACCGACCCGTGGACCATCGCCCGGCGGCTGGACTCGGTGGCGTGGATGCTGGCCGATACCAGCCGGCGCGACGGCATCGTCGCCGACCTCAAGGCGGCGCCCGACCTCGCCCGCGCCCTGTCGCGCCTGACCATGGATCGCGGCGGGCCGCGTGATCTCGCCGCGATCGGCGCCGGCCTGGCGATGGGCATCGCCATCGCGACGCGCATCGGCACCGGCCCGGATGTGCCGGAGGAAATCGCCGACGCCGTCGCAGCACTGGCGGCGGCGCCTGCCGATCTCGTCGCGTCGATATCGGCGGCGCTCGCCGACGACCTGCCGCATCTGAAACGCGACGGCGGCTTCGTCCGCGACGGCTACCGGCCCGATCTCGACGAGTCGCGCAAGCTGCGCGACGACAGCCGCCGCATCGTCGCCTCGCTGCAGGCGAACTACGCCGCCGAGACCGACATCCGCGCGCTGCGCATCAAGCACAACAACGTGCTCGGCTACTTCATCGAGGTCGGCACCAATGCCGCCCCGCCGCTGTTCCAGCCGCCGCTCAACGCGCGCTACATCCATCGCCAGACGCTGGCGAGCGCGGTGCGCTTCACGACCAGCGAACTGACCGAGCTCGAGGCGAAGATCGCCGGCGCCGGCGAGCGCGCCCTGGCGATCGAGCTCGACGTGTTCCTCGGTTTCGTCGTGGATATCGCGGCGCACGCCAACGCGATCCGCGACGTCGCCGACGCGTTGGCCGTGATCGACGTGGCGTCCTCGCTGGCGGTGCTCGCCGAGGCGGAAAATTACGCCCGTCCGACGGTCGACGATTCCCTCGCCTTCGAGATCGAAGCCGGGCGCCATCCCGTCGTCGAGCAGGCGCTGCGCGCCGGCGACACCGCGTTCGTCGCCAACGACGCCGACCTCGGCCCGAAGGACGCCGGCGCCGCCGGCTCGATCTGGCTGGTCACCGGCCCCAACATGGCGGGCAAATCGACGTTCCTGCGCCAGAACGCACTGATCGCGGTGATGGCGCAGATCGGTTCGTACGTGCCGGCCAAGGCCGCGCACATCGGCGTCGTCGACCGGCTGTTCTCACGCGTCGGTGCCGCCGACGATCTCGCCCGCGGCCGCTCAACCTTCATGGTCGAGATGGTCGAGACCGCGGCGATCCTCAACCAGGCGGGACCGCACGCGCTGGTGATCCTCGACGAGATCGGGCGCGGCACCGCGACCTTCGACGGCCTGTCCATCGCCTGGGCGGCGATCGAGCACCTGCACGAGGTCAACAGGAGCCGCGCCCTGTTCGCTACGCATTACCACGAGCTGACGGCGCTCTCCGCGCGCCTGCCGCGGCTGGTCAACGTCACCGTGCGCGTCAAGGAATGGCACGGCGACGTGATCTTCCTGCACGAGATCGTGCCCGGCTCGGCTGATCGTTCCTACGGCATCCAGGTGGCGCGTCTTGCCGGCCTGCCGGCCAAGGTCGTCGAGCGCGCCCGCGAGGTGCTGAAGCAGCTCGAGGAGACCGACCGCAAGGCGCCGGTCCACACGCTGATCGACGACCTGCCGCTGTTCACCGCCGCCCGGAAGGCCGAGCCGCCGGTCGATCCGCTGACTGCGATGCTGGATGCGATCCGCCCGGACGACATGTCGCCGAAGGAGGCTCTAGAGACGCTGTACAACCTGAAGGCCGCTCGGCGGGAGCAGGAAAAATAGTCGTATGTGCCCGGCTTCCCTTGTCTCCGCTCATCCCCGCGAAAGCGGGGATCCGGGCGTGGGGTTGTGAGTGTTGTCCCCTCGCGGTTCGCTGGCTGGTTGCCCTTGGGTCCCCGCTTTCGCGGGGATAAGCGGGAGGAGGCTGATTAACCAACCCATTGATGGCAGGGCGCCCGCCTTTCGACGCCATCTTCATGGATGGGTGACTCCGGGCGTGCTTTGATCTCGCCTGCGAAACCTATAGCTTGCCCGCCACCGAATCCCTAAGTCATTGCCGCCAATGAACAAGCCCGTCGCCGCGCCCTTCGAGATCGACGGCGAAGCTTTGCGCGCCCGGTTGATCGCGCTGGCCGGCAAGGGCGGCGAGCTGTCCGCCAAGGCGCGGCTGGCGATCGTCGCGCACCTGAAGAAGGTGACGGCCGAAGGGCGCGCGGTGGCCGAGCGCCGGCTGATCGCCAACGGCCGCGGCACCGAGTGCGCGCACAGCCTCTCCGAGTTGCAGGACGCCATCATCTTCGCCCTCTACGGCCTCGCCGTCGATCATGTCTTCAAGGCGCCGAAGGCGGAGCGCATGAGCGTCGTCGCCGTCGGCGGCTATGGCCGCGGCATGCTGGCGCCGGGGTCCGACGTCGATCTTCTTTTTCTGCTGCCCTCGAAGCAGACGGTGAAAGGCGAGGCGATCGTCGAGTTCATCCTCTATTTCCTCTGGGACCTCGGCCTCAAGGTCGGCCATTCGACGCGCAGTCTCTCGGAATGCATCCGCCTGTCGCGCTCCGACATGACCATCCGCACCGCCGTGCTCGAGGCGCGCTACATCGTCGGCGACAAGCCGCTCGCCGATGAGCTGAACGCGCGTTTCGATGCCGAGGTGGTGAAGGGCACCGGCCGCGAGTTCATCGCGGCCAAGCTCGCCGAGCGCGACCAGCGCCACCGCCAGCAGGGCGCCTCGCGCTACCTCGTCGAGCCGAACGTCAAGGAAGGCAAGGGCGGTCTTCGCGACCTCCACACGCTGTTCTGGATCGCCAAATATTATTATCGCGTCAAAAGCCGCGAGGAGCTGGTCAAGGTCGGCGTCTTCTCCAAGGCCGAGCTGCAACTGTTCCGCAAGGCCGAGGATTTCCTCTGGGCCGTGCGCTGCCACCTCCATTTCATGACCGGGCGGGCCGAGGAGCGGCTGTCGTTCGACGTCCAGCGCGAGATGGCCAAGCGGCTTGGTTACACGTCGCACCCAGGCCTGCGCGACGTCGAAAGATTCATGAAGCATTACTTCCTGGTCGCGAAGGACGTCGGCGATCTCACCAACATCTTCTGCGCCGCATTGGAAGAGCGCCACGCCAAGGCGACGCCGGGGCTGAACCGTTTCTTCCGCATCGGCCGCCGGCGCACGCGCGTCATCCCCGGCTCGACCGACTTCGTCGTCGACAACGACCGCATCAATACGGCCAACGCCAGGGTCTTCGCCCGCGATCCGGTGAACCTGATCCGCATTTTCCATCTTGCCGATCGCTACGATCTCGCCTTCCACCCCGACGCCATGCAGGAGATCGCGCGCTCGCTGAAGCTGATCGACGCGGAACTGCGCGAGGACAAAGAGGCCAACCGCCTGTTCCTCGAGATCCTGTCGTCGAAGCGCAATCCCGAGCTGGTGCTGCGCCGCATGAACGAGGCCGGCGTGCTCGGTCGCTTCGTGCCCGAGTTCGGCAAGATCGTGTCGATGATGCAGTTCAACATGTATCACCACTACACGGTCGACGAGCACCTGATCCGCGCCATCGGCGTGCTCGCCGAGATCGAGCGCGGCGACCTCGCCGAGGCGCATCCGCTGGCAAACGAGATCATGCCCGGGATCAAGGATCGCGTGCTGCTCTACGTCGCGCTGTTCCTGCACGACATCGCCAAGGGCCGCCCGGACGATCATTCCGAGGCTGGGGCGAAGATCGCCCGCAAGCTCGGTCCGCGATTTGGGTTATCGCCGGCGGACACCGAGACGGTGGCGTGGCTGGTGCAGCATCATCTCGTGATGTCGATCACGGCGCAGTCGCGTGACCTGAACGACCGCAAGACCATCGCCGATTTCGCCGCGAT
The sequence above is drawn from the Bauldia sp. genome and encodes:
- a CDS encoding [protein-PII] uridylyltransferase — encoded protein: MNKPVAAPFEIDGEALRARLIALAGKGGELSAKARLAIVAHLKKVTAEGRAVAERRLIANGRGTECAHSLSELQDAIIFALYGLAVDHVFKAPKAERMSVVAVGGYGRGMLAPGSDVDLLFLLPSKQTVKGEAIVEFILYFLWDLGLKVGHSTRSLSECIRLSRSDMTIRTAVLEARYIVGDKPLADELNARFDAEVVKGTGREFIAAKLAERDQRHRQQGASRYLVEPNVKEGKGGLRDLHTLFWIAKYYYRVKSREELVKVGVFSKAELQLFRKAEDFLWAVRCHLHFMTGRAEERLSFDVQREMAKRLGYTSHPGLRDVERFMKHYFLVAKDVGDLTNIFCAALEERHAKATPGLNRFFRIGRRRTRVIPGSTDFVVDNDRINTANARVFARDPVNLIRIFHLADRYDLAFHPDAMQEIARSLKLIDAELREDKEANRLFLEILSSKRNPELVLRRMNEAGVLGRFVPEFGKIVSMMQFNMYHHYTVDEHLIRAIGVLAEIERGDLAEAHPLANEIMPGIKDRVLLYVALFLHDIAKGRPDDHSEAGAKIARKLGPRFGLSPADTETVAWLVQHHLVMSITAQSRDLNDRKTIADFAAIVQSMERLRMLLVLTVADIKAVGPGVWNGWKGQLLRTLYYETEPFLTGGHSQVSRDRRVAEAQKELSEALADEYSDWPEGSRDAYVRRHYPAYLLRVDLPHKVAHAALLRDVSRSGRRLATAVSTHAFEGITEITVVAPDHPRLLSIIAGACTAAGANIVDAQVFTTTDGQALDSISVSREFDNEEDELRRARKIGELIEQALAGTVRLPEIVAAKSGQPRGRQKAFTLETNILVDNSWSNQFTVIEASGLDRPGLLYDLTRAISDLNLNIASAHIVTFGERAVDVFYVTDLVGHKINNASREAAVRRRLLAAFGGVALEPARAKKRELA